From one Lolium rigidum isolate FL_2022 chromosome 4, APGP_CSIRO_Lrig_0.1, whole genome shotgun sequence genomic stretch:
- the LOC124649915 gene encoding carnosine N-methyltransferase-like: protein MCAGDFVEVYSEKSQESAWDAVVTCFFLDTAHNIVEYIEIISKLLKDGGVWVNMGPLLYHFADSYGPDDDMSIELSLEDVKRVAYHYGFVLEVERMIDTTYTANMASMMQNRYRAAFWTMRKDASRSKAKKCQ, encoded by the exons ATGTGCGCTGGAGATTTTGTGGAGGTCTACAGTGAAAAAAGCCAAGAAT CTGCATGGGATGCTGTTGTAACTTGCTTCTTCCTGGATACGGCACACAATATTGTTGAATACATTGAGATTATATCAAAACTTCTCAAGGATGGTGGG GTCTGGGTAAACATGGGTCCACTTCTGTATCACTTTGCTGATTCCTATGGACCAGATGAT GATATGTCTATCGAACTAAGTTTGGAAGACGTGAAAAGGGTGGCTTACCATTATGGATTTGTGCTGGAG GTGGAGAGAATGATAGATACCACTTACACAGCAAATATGGCATCAATGATGCAG AATCGATACCGCGCAGCATTTTGGACAATGAGGAAGGACGCATCTCGATCAAAAGCAAAAAAGTGCCAGTGA